One segment of Gordonia terrae DNA contains the following:
- a CDS encoding PspC domain-containing protein: MIGMETKEFQQQIQGMWSTRPYRPDDRTIAGVCTGIAARYRVDPTLVKVAFVVAAFFGGSGLILYLAAWVAFPGAGRARADALRVKSARAGHSSHGSMHGLGNPQVILLVVLAIVIVTSVGPNRTWGSGGLVGAILMLGGWFLLYLRTPTPPVGTSIDTAAVTDIVVPPPAAGQFERWVPRGMSDPAGTHPVTPAPRVELKKDPSRLVADAPHTSGSGGAVADAPHTSGSGGAVADDPHTSGTSGARDDVDLDVSPPAWDPLGAARFAWDLPEPASPAEPPARRRRRSPLTLIVIGLAIIAGAVGTGLHQIGVDWFTVPHILSLSLAVIGAGLLLAAVVRRRTGEHSTGLVPIAIVLGAAVVVTTVISGVSGLSGPLPAGGAGEREWKPLTENDIQAEYSLGVGEMTLDLRAVDLTADRTVRLENGVGTIRVHVPDTMNVRANCQTGIGDYTCPTGLDGGRDGTDGPVLQIDARTGMGEVQVLR; this comes from the coding sequence ATGATCGGCATGGAGACCAAGGAGTTCCAGCAGCAGATCCAGGGCATGTGGTCGACCCGCCCGTATCGGCCCGACGATCGGACGATCGCCGGCGTCTGCACCGGCATCGCCGCGCGCTACCGCGTGGACCCGACGCTGGTGAAGGTCGCGTTCGTGGTGGCGGCGTTCTTCGGTGGCAGCGGACTCATCCTCTACCTCGCGGCCTGGGTCGCGTTCCCGGGCGCCGGCCGCGCACGCGCCGATGCGCTCCGGGTCAAATCCGCGCGAGCCGGCCACAGCTCGCACGGCTCGATGCACGGACTCGGCAACCCCCAGGTCATCCTCCTGGTCGTGCTCGCGATCGTCATCGTCACGTCTGTCGGACCCAACCGGACATGGGGTTCCGGTGGACTCGTCGGCGCGATCCTGATGCTCGGCGGCTGGTTCCTGTTGTATCTGCGCACCCCGACTCCACCGGTCGGCACGAGCATCGACACCGCGGCGGTCACCGACATCGTCGTCCCGCCGCCGGCCGCCGGTCAGTTCGAGCGCTGGGTACCACGAGGGATGAGCGATCCGGCCGGCACTCATCCGGTGACGCCTGCGCCCCGGGTCGAGTTGAAAAAGGACCCTTCGAGGCTCGTCGCTGACGCTCCTCACACCTCAGGGAGCGGAGGGGCGGTCGCTGACGCTCCTCACACCTCAGGGAGCGGAGGGGCGGTCGCCGACGATCCGCACACCTCGGGGACCAGTGGGGCGCGCGACGACGTCGACCTCGACGTGAGTCCGCCCGCGTGGGATCCGCTGGGGGCGGCGCGGTTCGCGTGGGATCTGCCCGAGCCGGCCAGCCCGGCGGAGCCGCCCGCCCGCAGGCGCCGACGCTCACCGCTGACGCTGATCGTGATCGGTCTCGCGATCATCGCGGGCGCCGTCGGCACGGGCCTGCACCAGATCGGCGTCGACTGGTTCACCGTGCCGCACATCCTCTCGCTCTCGCTGGCCGTCATCGGCGCGGGACTCCTGCTCGCCGCCGTCGTCCGGCGCCGGACCGGGGAACACAGCACCGGGCTCGTGCCCATCGCGATCGTCCTGGGAGCCGCCGTCGTGGTCACCACCGTGATCTCCGGGGTGAGCGGGCTGTCCGGACCGCTACCCGCCGGAGGGGCGGGCGAGCGCGAATGGAAGCCGTTGACCGAGAACGACATCCAGGCCGAATACTCGCTCGGCGTCGGCGAGATGACCCTGGACCTGCGCGCGGTGGATCTCACCGCCGACCGGACGGTGCGCCTGGAGAACGGCGTCGGGACCATCCGGGTCCACGTCCCCGACACGATGAACGTGCGTGCCAACTGCCAGACCGGCATCGGTGACTACACCTGCCCCACCGGGCTGGACGGCGGCCGCGACGGCACCGATGGCCCGGTCCTGCAGATCGACGCCCGCACCGGCATGGGAGAGGTTCAGGTCCTGCGATGA
- a CDS encoding LuxR C-terminal-related transcriptional regulator, translated as MTARPTSPDPSGPVTVYLVDDHAVFRSGVRAELADEPGLRVVGEAGAVADAIDGIVSTAPDVVLLDVHMPAGGGVAVLRGVLDRIGSAAPGSVPPVFLALSVSDAAEDVIATIRAGARGYVTKTIAGPELADAVRRVADGDAVFSPRLAGFVLDSFTGKSSAPEPPLDPELDSLTRRELEVLRLLARGYTYREIAEELFISIKTVETHASNVLRKTQQSNRNALTRWAATRHIG; from the coding sequence ATGACAGCGAGACCGACGAGCCCCGACCCCTCCGGTCCCGTGACCGTCTACCTGGTCGACGACCACGCCGTCTTCCGTTCCGGGGTCCGTGCCGAACTGGCCGACGAGCCGGGTCTGCGTGTCGTCGGCGAAGCGGGTGCCGTGGCCGACGCGATCGACGGGATCGTCTCGACGGCGCCGGATGTGGTCCTCCTCGACGTGCACATGCCGGCCGGTGGCGGGGTGGCCGTGCTGCGCGGCGTGCTCGATCGGATCGGTTCGGCCGCACCGGGTTCGGTTCCACCGGTGTTCCTCGCGCTGAGCGTGTCCGACGCCGCCGAGGACGTCATCGCGACCATTCGCGCCGGCGCCCGCGGTTACGTGACGAAGACGATCGCAGGACCGGAACTCGCCGACGCGGTCCGTCGGGTGGCCGACGGCGACGCGGTCTTCAGTCCGCGTCTGGCGGGTTTCGTCCTCGACTCGTTCACCGGCAAGTCCTCGGCCCCCGAACCGCCGCTCGACCCCGAACTCGACTCGCTGACCAGGCGAGAACTGGAGGTGTTGCGTCTGCTCGCGCGGGGGTACACCTACCGCGAGATCGCCGAGGAGCTGTTCATCTCGATCAAGACGGTCGAGACCCACGCGTCGAATGTCTTGCGCAAGACGCAGCAGTCCAACCGCAACGCCCTCACCCGGTGGGCGGCCACCCGCCACATCGGCTGA
- a CDS encoding serine/threonine-protein kinase, translating to MSTTAGPHHAPGPQYLVAGRYRLKSRIGGGGMGTVWLARDQLLDRDVAVKQVVSTEGLTEDSADNVRQRAMREGRIAAKLSHRNAIAMHDVALDRGEPWLVMEYLPSRSVAQILHATKTLAPAEAAQIGAQVADAMVEAHAAGIVHRDIKPGNILIAEGGRHTGLVKITDFGISRAKDDVTLTQTGVITGTPAYFAPEVARGADPQEASDVYSLGATIYTMVEGQPPFGVDDNSIALLHKVARARINPMQNAAELEPVLLRLLEPSPTKRPTMSQARDLLTSFAAGSRGTRDQVLTGLITRPGAGTPVWSQRTNRSSTTGPHRPAGATLPPYAPTMSADRGSRDLPRTRQGMSPTMMSTPQPHSSTPRPPTAQHHPSDGRQPSYGPPAQPSGTSSTALAVSIFVFFAVLAVVVVLAIALVR from the coding sequence ATGTCGACGACCGCCGGACCCCACCATGCCCCGGGTCCCCAGTATCTGGTGGCCGGACGATACCGCCTGAAGTCGCGGATCGGCGGGGGCGGCATGGGCACCGTCTGGCTCGCCCGCGACCAGCTCCTCGACCGTGACGTCGCCGTCAAGCAGGTCGTCTCCACCGAGGGCCTCACCGAGGACTCCGCGGACAATGTTCGCCAGCGGGCCATGCGAGAGGGCCGCATCGCCGCCAAACTCTCCCACCGCAACGCGATCGCCATGCACGACGTGGCCCTCGACCGGGGCGAACCCTGGTTGGTCATGGAGTACCTGCCGTCGCGCAGCGTCGCCCAGATCCTCCATGCCACAAAGACACTCGCACCTGCCGAAGCCGCCCAGATCGGCGCGCAGGTGGCCGATGCGATGGTCGAGGCCCACGCCGCGGGGATCGTGCACCGCGACATCAAGCCGGGCAACATCCTCATCGCCGAGGGCGGCCGCCACACGGGCCTGGTCAAGATCACCGACTTCGGGATCTCACGAGCCAAGGACGATGTCACCCTCACCCAGACCGGCGTGATCACCGGTACGCCGGCATATTTCGCCCCCGAGGTCGCCCGCGGAGCCGATCCACAAGAGGCGTCGGACGTGTACTCACTGGGCGCGACCATCTACACGATGGTCGAGGGCCAGCCGCCGTTCGGCGTCGACGACAACTCGATCGCCTTGCTGCACAAGGTCGCACGGGCCCGCATCAATCCCATGCAGAATGCCGCCGAACTCGAGCCGGTCCTGCTGCGTCTCCTCGAACCCAGCCCGACCAAACGCCCGACGATGAGCCAGGCTCGAGATCTCCTCACCTCGTTCGCGGCCGGCTCCCGCGGCACCCGTGATCAGGTCCTGACCGGCCTGATCACCCGCCCGGGAGCGGGTACGCCGGTCTGGTCGCAGCGGACCAACCGATCGTCCACCACCGGTCCGCACCGCCCCGCCGGCGCCACCCTGCCCCCGTACGCCCCGACGATGTCGGCCGATCGCGGCTCCCGCGACCTGCCGCGCACCCGACAGGGCATGTCCCCCACGATGATGTCGACGCCGCAACCACACTCGTCGACGCCGAGACCGCCCACGGCACAGCACCATCCGTCCGATGGACGCCAGCCGTCGTACGGTCCGCCCGCGCAACCGTCGGGCACGTCGAGCACCGCGCTCGCGGTGTCGATCTTCGTGTTCTTCGCGGTGCTCGCCGTGGTCGTCGTACTCGCGATCGCGCTGGTGCGCTGA
- a CDS encoding Rv2578c family radical SAM protein: protein MRWSDQAVEVDDGSLPGLSRSGLVRSVRTPDFEGVTFHEVLAKSALNRVPDASQLPFQFTVNTFRGCTHACRYCFARPTHEYLDLDAGADFDTQVVVKLNVAAVLRKELKRRSWTRETVALGTNTDPYQRAEGRYRLMPGVISALAESRTPFSILTKGTLIRRDLSLLRQAAGEVSVSVGISLAILDPDLQKKIEPGTPSPQARLSLIRDLADAGIAPHVMVAPVIPYLTDSTSHLDSLLEALADAGASGVTAFPMHLRSSTKPWFLEWLAEEHPALIRRYRGLYGRGAYVTPEYSSWLRDRMKPLVHKHGLAGSGGLRQSGRDTSTAVAAPELQHALTLF, encoded by the coding sequence ATGCGATGGTCCGATCAGGCGGTGGAGGTCGACGACGGGTCGCTCCCCGGGCTGAGCCGCTCGGGTCTGGTTCGGTCGGTACGCACGCCCGACTTCGAGGGTGTCACATTCCACGAGGTGTTGGCCAAGAGTGCGCTCAACCGCGTCCCGGACGCCTCGCAGCTCCCTTTCCAGTTCACGGTCAACACCTTTCGCGGGTGCACACATGCCTGCCGCTACTGTTTCGCCCGTCCGACGCACGAGTATCTGGACCTCGATGCGGGGGCGGACTTCGACACCCAGGTGGTCGTCAAGCTCAACGTGGCGGCGGTGTTGCGCAAGGAGCTCAAGCGCCGATCGTGGACCCGGGAGACGGTGGCACTGGGTACCAACACCGATCCTTATCAGCGTGCCGAGGGGCGATACCGGCTCATGCCGGGTGTGATCTCCGCGCTCGCCGAGTCCCGGACGCCGTTCTCCATCCTCACCAAGGGCACCTTGATCCGTCGTGATCTGTCGCTGTTGCGTCAGGCCGCGGGGGAGGTGTCGGTCAGCGTCGGGATCTCGCTGGCGATCCTCGATCCGGATCTGCAGAAGAAGATCGAGCCCGGGACACCGTCACCGCAGGCCCGGCTCTCGCTGATCCGCGACCTCGCCGACGCCGGGATCGCGCCGCATGTGATGGTGGCCCCCGTCATCCCATATCTCACCGATTCGACCTCGCATCTCGACTCGCTGCTCGAGGCCCTCGCCGACGCCGGTGCGTCGGGCGTGACCGCGTTCCCGATGCATCTGCGGTCCTCGACCAAGCCGTGGTTCCTGGAGTGGCTGGCGGAGGAGCATCCGGCTCTCATCCGCCGCTACCGGGGGCTGTACGGGCGTGGCGCGTATGTCACCCCGGAGTACTCGTCGTGGCTTCGCGACCGGATGAAGCCGCTCGTGCACAAGCACGGCCTGGCGGGGTCCGGTGGTCTCCGGCAGTCGGGTCGCGACACCTCGACTGCGGTGGCCGCACCCGAGTTGCAGCACGCCCTCACCCTGTTCTGA